A genomic region of Miscanthus floridulus cultivar M001 chromosome 3, ASM1932011v1, whole genome shotgun sequence contains the following coding sequences:
- the LOC136546647 gene encoding protein SHORT INTERNODES 1-like has protein sequence MAGSFPLGGGGHSREAPASSLPPVHPSDAASFLYAARAGAGLQLWQQQPFYTSNIIRFSDDPSPGAAPSLTGGATSSSSLRGTTSGGGGGGGVSCQDCGNQAKKDCVHQRCRTCCKSRGFTCGTHVKSTWVPAAKRRERQQQLAALAASAAATTTAGAGPSRDHTMRPRARLSVTTPTTSSGDQQMVTVAERFPREVSSEAVFRCVRLGPVDQAEAEVAYQTTVSIGGHVFKGILHDVGPHGLPAAGGGGVGAIEYHFRHAGDGSPPSTTTAGEAGGGGGVGNVIVSSAVVMDPYPTPGPYAAFPAGAPFFHGHPRQ, from the exons ATGGCGGGATCGTTTCCTCTAGGTGGAGGAGGCCACAGCCGCGAGGCCCCCGCGTCGTCCCTCCCGCCGGTGCACCCTTCCGACGCCGCGTCCTTCCTCTACGCCGCGCGCGCGGGGGCGGGACTGCAGCTATGGCAGCAGCAGCCGTTCTACACCTCCAACATCATCCGCTTCTCCGATGACCCATCACCCGGCGCCGCGCCCTCGCTCACGGGCGGcgccacgtcgtcgtcgtcgttgcgcGGCACcacaagcggcggcggcggcggaggtggggTCAGCTGCCAGGACTGCGGCAACCAGGCCAAGAAGGACTGCGTGCACCAGCGCTGCCGCACCTGCTGCAAGAGCCGCGGCTTCACCTGCGGCACCCACGTCAAGTCCACCTGGGTCCCGGCCGCCAAGAGACGCGAGCGCCAGCAGCAGCTCGCCGCGCTcgcggcctccgccgccgccacaacCACCGCGGGCGCCGGCCCGTCCCGCGACCACACCATGCGCCCGCGCGCGCGCCTCTCCGTCACCACCCCGACCACGTCCTCGG GGGATCAGCAGATGGTCACGGTCGCGGAGAGGTTCCCACGGGAGGTGAGCTCGGAGGCGGTGTTCCGGTGCGTGCGCCTGGGGCCGGTCGACCAGGCCGAGGCGGAGGTCGCGTACCAGACCACCGTCAGCATCGGCGGCCACGTGTTCAAGGGCATCCTTCACGACGTCGGACCTCACGGCCTGCCTGCCGCTggaggcggcggcgtcggcgccATCGAGTACCACTTCCGCCACGCCGGGGACGGATCGCCGCCGAGCACGACAACCGCTGGCGAagcaggcggcggtggcggcgtgggcAATGTCATCGTGTCATCGGCTGTGGTGATGGACCCGTACCCGACGCCCGGACCCTACGCCGCCTTCCCGGCCGGCGCGCCTTTCTTCCACGGCCACCCAAGACAGTGA